A DNA window from uncultured Methanoregula sp. contains the following coding sequences:
- a CDS encoding DegT/DnrJ/EryC1/StrS family aminotransferase — translation MNTNDLTRRRFLAAVSASSLVAVASKAIPAYADITGKAGKLAILGGEPVRKNKTWPTWPHIDEKVVDAILKTTKSGVWCRIQSATGTVATFEKEYCDLLGSKYCVATGAGTQALHTCVEALDIGPGDEVITSPYTDPGTISGILSSRALPVFADLDRESYQLDPADVARKITENTKAIMPVHIMGQPCHLEAIMKLAKDHQLKVIEDACQAHLGEYQGKKLGLIGDLGCFSFQTSKTIACGEGGAIIGDNEELMDKCYTVHNHGTNRRGRTDRIGPKYRMNEFEAAVLLGQLSGVKARFARRNANAAHLSSRLKGFPGVTPQKLYPGTASGSFYLYAMSYHKEHFNNADRARFLKALQAEGVGLSPYIDRGLHKEPWVDQVLNSKVYRKMYSPERLRRYRDELPCPQCDQVCEEMAMLWASGPLLGTKEDMDEVADAILKVYENKDKLGAI, via the coding sequence ATGAACACGAATGATCTTACCCGGCGCCGTTTCCTGGCGGCGGTGTCCGCGAGTTCCCTGGTCGCGGTCGCCTCCAAAGCCATTCCCGCCTACGCGGACATCACCGGAAAAGCCGGCAAACTGGCGATCCTGGGCGGCGAACCCGTCCGGAAGAACAAGACTTGGCCCACGTGGCCGCACATCGACGAAAAGGTCGTCGACGCGATCCTGAAGACCACCAAGAGCGGCGTCTGGTGCCGCATCCAGTCCGCCACCGGCACGGTCGCGACCTTCGAGAAGGAGTACTGCGACTTGCTCGGGAGCAAGTATTGCGTGGCCACCGGCGCGGGAACCCAGGCGTTGCACACTTGCGTCGAGGCGCTGGACATCGGGCCGGGCGACGAAGTGATCACTTCCCCCTACACCGACCCGGGCACGATTTCCGGCATTTTGTCCAGCCGGGCGCTGCCGGTGTTTGCGGATCTGGATCGCGAGTCGTACCAACTCGACCCCGCCGATGTGGCGCGGAAGATCACCGAGAACACCAAGGCCATCATGCCGGTTCACATCATGGGCCAGCCTTGCCACCTGGAGGCGATCATGAAGCTCGCCAAGGACCATCAGTTGAAAGTGATCGAAGACGCCTGCCAAGCCCATCTCGGGGAATACCAAGGCAAGAAGTTGGGTCTCATCGGCGATCTGGGCTGCTTTAGCTTTCAAACCAGCAAAACCATCGCTTGCGGCGAGGGCGGCGCGATCATCGGCGACAATGAGGAACTGATGGACAAGTGCTATACCGTCCACAACCACGGCACCAACCGCCGCGGCCGCACCGACCGGATCGGTCCCAAATACCGGATGAACGAATTCGAGGCCGCCGTGCTGCTGGGCCAGCTGAGCGGCGTCAAAGCCCGCTTCGCCCGCCGCAACGCCAACGCCGCCCACCTGAGTTCCCGTCTCAAGGGCTTTCCCGGAGTGACCCCGCAGAAGTTGTATCCCGGCACGGCCAGCGGTTCCTTTTACCTCTACGCCATGAGTTACCACAAGGAACACTTCAACAACGCCGACCGCGCCCGCTTCCTCAAAGCCCTCCAGGCCGAGGGGGTTGGCTTGAGCCCGTATATCGATCGCGGTCTGCACAAGGAACCCTGGGTCGACCAAGTCTTAAACTCGAAGGTCTACCGGAAAATGTATTCTCCGGAGCGTTTGCGGCGCTACCGCGACGAGTTGCCTTGCCCCCAATGCGACCAGGTTTGCGAGGAAATGGCCATGCTCTGGGCTTCGGGTCCCCTGCTCGGAACCAAGGAAGACATGGATGAGGTGGCCGATGCCATCCTCAAGGTCTACGAGAACAAGGACAAACTGGGGGCGATATGA
- a CDS encoding phosphate ABC transporter substrate-binding protein, with protein sequence MLAGALLAGCGKKSEGGADAAPGAGGAAAPKTVIQNIGSDTMVNLAQAWAEEYAKVEPGVSVEVSGGGSGIGIAALLNKTADLANASRKLEPEELEKAKKEGEDPKEYMVGYDALSIFVNKSNPINEISMEELGEIYREGGKIAKWSELGVTIPGVRDDKIVRVSRQNNSGTYHYFREAVLGKKSDYRAGSMDMNGSKDVVELISKTPTAIGYCGMGYATPEVKVVKVSKKKGEPSVAPSIATTLDKTYPIARPMFMYTPGEPPPHVKKYLDWIHSDAGQKIVETTGYVPLPKK encoded by the coding sequence ATGCTGGCCGGAGCTCTGCTCGCCGGCTGTGGCAAGAAATCGGAAGGGGGCGCGGATGCGGCGCCCGGTGCGGGTGGCGCGGCGGCGCCCAAAACGGTGATCCAGAACATCGGATCGGATACGATGGTGAACCTAGCCCAGGCCTGGGCGGAGGAATACGCCAAAGTCGAGCCGGGAGTTTCGGTCGAGGTGTCCGGCGGGGGGTCGGGCATCGGCATCGCCGCGCTGCTCAATAAAACGGCGGACCTCGCCAATGCCAGCCGCAAGCTCGAGCCCGAGGAGCTCGAGAAGGCCAAGAAAGAGGGGGAAGATCCCAAGGAATACATGGTGGGTTACGACGCCCTATCGATCTTTGTGAACAAGAGCAATCCAATTAACGAAATCAGCATGGAAGAATTGGGCGAGATCTACCGGGAAGGCGGCAAGATCGCCAAATGGTCCGAATTGGGCGTGACGATTCCGGGCGTCCGCGACGACAAGATCGTGCGGGTGAGCCGGCAGAACAACTCGGGCACGTACCACTATTTCCGCGAGGCGGTGTTGGGCAAAAAGAGCGATTACCGAGCGGGGTCAATGGATATGAACGGGTCAAAGGACGTGGTGGAACTGATCTCCAAAACGCCGACCGCGATTGGGTATTGCGGGATGGGCTATGCGACGCCCGAGGTCAAAGTGGTGAAGGTCAGCAAGAAGAAAGGCGAACCCAGCGTGGCCCCCTCGATCGCCACCACCCTGGACAAGACTTACCCCATCGCGCGCCCCATGTTCATGTACACCCCGGGCGAACCGCCGCCCCACGTGAAAAAATACCTGGATTGGATCCATTCGGACGCCGGGCAGAAGATCGTGGAAACGACCGGCTACGTGCCGTTACCCAAGAAGTAA
- the phoU gene encoding phosphate signaling complex protein PhoU, producing MNTKHFEDSLRRDLDRLRERILWMGSLTENAVRQSIRALVEKNRELAYAVILRDQYIDECEKEIDRLCLEFLVRQQPVANPLRFAYSAIKINLELERVGDYAESIARQALKLSRVAVPLPLDRFEEMAALSIPMVRDAVHAFVDQDVELAQKTIETERTVDVLKSRVNQDLIRMFRENAFPLEALNPLIMVARRLERVSDQARNMCMETIYTRTGDYAKHLGTDVFRLLFVDEHNACRSQMAEAIANALQQSRFVFNSAGLDPRPLDAQTIAFMKGKGFDISRMTPKLLTQVPNLDHYKVVIALAKGVERAFPTRPQKVVVVDWNIEDPSETPGGVAEVQAAYESTFQFIQEHITDLVRAIAETSTIEIEKPNPKI from the coding sequence GTGAATACGAAGCATTTTGAGGACAGTCTGCGGCGGGACCTCGACCGGCTGCGCGAGCGCATTCTTTGGATGGGGAGCCTCACCGAGAACGCCGTGCGTCAATCCATTCGCGCCTTGGTGGAAAAGAACCGGGAACTCGCCTATGCCGTGATCTTGCGCGACCAGTATATCGACGAATGCGAGAAGGAGATCGACCGCCTGTGCCTCGAGTTCCTGGTCCGTCAGCAGCCCGTGGCGAACCCGCTGCGCTTTGCCTATAGCGCCATCAAGATCAATTTGGAGCTCGAAAGGGTGGGGGACTACGCCGAGAGTATCGCTCGCCAAGCGCTCAAATTGAGCCGCGTGGCCGTGCCCTTGCCCCTGGATCGATTCGAGGAGATGGCGGCCTTGAGCATTCCCATGGTGCGGGACGCCGTGCATGCTTTCGTGGATCAGGACGTGGAATTGGCGCAGAAAACGATCGAAACGGAACGTACGGTGGACGTGCTCAAGAGCCGCGTCAACCAGGATTTGATCCGGATGTTCCGCGAGAACGCGTTTCCGCTGGAGGCGCTTAACCCGCTGATCATGGTGGCGCGACGGTTGGAGCGGGTGTCGGATCAAGCGCGGAACATGTGCATGGAGACGATCTACACCCGCACGGGCGATTACGCCAAGCACCTGGGAACGGATGTATTCCGGTTGCTCTTCGTGGATGAGCACAACGCCTGCCGCAGCCAGATGGCCGAGGCCATTGCCAACGCGCTGCAACAGAGCCGCTTTGTCTTTAACAGCGCGGGGTTGGACCCCCGGCCATTGGACGCCCAAACGATCGCCTTCATGAAAGGCAAGGGCTTCGATATCTCGCGCATGACCCCCAAGCTGCTGACCCAAGTGCCCAATCTGGATCATTACAAGGTCGTCATCGCGCTGGCCAAGGGTGTCGAACGGGCCTTTCCCACGCGCCCCCAGAAAGTGGTGGTGGTGGACTGGAATATCGAGGATCCCTCGGAGACCCCAGGCGGCGTGGCCGAGGTGCAAGCGGCTTACGAAAGCACCTTCCAGTTCATCCAGGAACACATCACCGATTTAGTCCGTGCCATCGCGGAAACCTCAACTATTGAAATCGAAAAACCTAACCCAAAGATATGA